The following nucleotide sequence is from Chryseobacterium sp. CY350.
GATCTTTAAAGTTTTCAGGAAGATTTGCTTTTGAAAATGTAGGTTTGTAATTGAGATCTTTCGTTAGTTTATCTTCAATTGGCACTAAAAACATATTACAAACCGGGCATCTTTCACCTTGTTTAAAATATACTTTTTCACCCTCACATTCCATCGGGCAATAATAAACCGAAGATGGAGAAACTCTGTCCTGCGGTTTTAAAAAAGTCTTATCTGGAATGCTAGGATCTTCTAACTTATAATTTCCTGCTTCTTCAAGAGCTTTATTTAAATGATTTAAATCAAGATCTTTATCAGAAGTAATCGTTGCTGTGCTGTTTTCGAGGTCGATTTCAGCTTTTATATTCTTAAGATTGTTGAGTTTTTCTGAGATTTTTTTCTGACAACCCGAACAAGTCATCCCAATTATTTTATATTGCTTTTGCATGATGCTAAATTTATTTTACAAATTTCCAAAAATGAAAATAGAAGCTGTTATAAATTTATGGATAATGTTTATAAAATTTGGAACATTCTAGGTGGGAGAGTAGGAGAATAATACATTTAAAAGTTTAGTACTAAAGTTTTGCTTTTTTTCGAAGAAGAATAATTTCAAACACTAAAAGTTCTCGATTCTCAAAGCCGATCAAGCGATTTTCTGTCCAGAACTTTTAGTTTTTTAAAAGCAGTAGGAGTGTAGCCTGTGCTGTTTTTGAATTGTGATGAAAGATGCTGAACACTTTTGTAGCCCATATGAACTGCAATTTCTGTCAGAGTAAAATCATTATTGAACAAAAGTTCTTTTACTTTTTCAATTCTTTGGAGAATATAATATTGCTCTAAAGTGATGTTTTCGTTCTGCGAAAAAACTTTAGATAATGTACTGTATTCCTTGTGTAATGCGTTACTTAGGAAATTAGAGAGAAGGAAATTCTCGTCAGTATCCAGTCTTGCGATTTTCAGTATAACCAGATTTTTTATACTTTCAATAAGTTGTTGAGAAGGATCTTTAATGATTTTAAAACCAATCTTTTCAAGCATTATTTCGATCTCAGAAAGGGTTTGTTCCAAAAGTTCGGTAGCAGTTTCTACTTCGCCTAAATTGATGGACTCAATATTTACTCCCACATTCTCAAAAATATTTTGAACGGCAGAAATACATCGTTCGCAAACCATATTTTTTATGAGAATTTTCATAGAGAATTATTCAGTCGGTCTTTCACAAATTCAACTTTTGTTTTTCCGTGTGGCGCAGGATTTCCATCTTCATCAAGATTCACCATTACGATTCTCTCCACTGTAATAATGGTTTGGTGCGTCATTTTATTTCTTACCGCACACTTTAAAGTTAGAGAAGTTGAGCCGAAAGCTGAAACTTCGATACCAATTTCAATGATGTCACCTTGTTTGGCTGAACTTACGAAATTGATCTCTGAAATATATTTCGTGACCACTTTTTTGTTTTCAAGCTGAATCACTGCGTACAAAGCGGCTTCTTCGTCGATCCACTGCAAAAGTTTTCCACCGAAAAGTGACTGATTAGGATTTAAATCTTCGGGTTTTACCCATTTTCTAGTATGATAGTTCATTTATTGATATTTGCACAACAAATTTAATGTTTAAAACCGAGTTTGTTGAGTGTTTATCATGTTTAAATCTAAAATAACACATTTATAAACTCAATTATTTCCTTTTGGATCGCATTGCTTTTACTTTTTTAATCGAGTCGTTTTGAATCAATTTTTGATATTCTCCGCTTTCAACAGGGTATAACGCTACTTTACCTTGTTCATTGTGATGAAATCCGAAACCATATCTTTTTGCTAATGGTGAAGACCGAAGGCAAGGTTGACCTCTTGAAAAAAACTTTTCTCTTTCGCTAAACTTTTCACTTTCAGAAATTTCATTTTTAATTACATAAGACTCAAAAACAATGTCATCTGACGAATATTGATACGGATTTTGAATGAGCTTCTCATATTGAAGATTGGCCAACGTTTTAATTTTTTTTTCTGGCGGAATCTCACTTGTGGAAACAGGACAGTCTTCTGCAACTTCTATAAACGTGTTAATATAGTTTGTCGTGTGGTATTTCATCGTACTTTTTAGGATTTTTAAAGTTAATATTCGCAGATTTTATATGTAAATCATTTGTGTAAAGATTTGATTTATAGCTAAATTACAACATTCTTATATTAAATTTTCTGTAATAGATGAAATAGTTTGAAAAATGTTTTGATTTATTCAATTAAATTGTATCTTGCAAACGTTTATATCAGGAATCAATATTATGTTCATTATTATGTTGCTTTTCTTTTATACCAGAATTTATATTAATTTTTAATTTTTTTTTAAAATGAACATTTTTGTTTCAAACATCAATTACGCAACTAAAGAATATGAGTTGCACGATTTATTCGCAGAATTTGGCGATGTATCATCTGCTAAAATTGTTACAGACAGAGAAACTGGTCGTTCTAGAGGTTTCGGTTTCGTAGAAATGGGTGACGAAGAAGGAGCTCAAGCTATCGAAGCTCTTAATCAAAAAGAACTTAACGGTAAGATTCTTAACGTGTCTGAGGCTAAGCCAAGAGAAGAAAAACCAAGAAGAAGTTTTGATAATAACAGAAGCGGAGGTGGAAGTTATGGTAACAACCGTTCAGGAGGTAATTCTGGAGGTGGTGGTTACGGAGGTAACAACAACCGTGGAGGTAACGGAGGCGGCGGAAGTCGTTGGTAAAAAATAAGAGCGGCTTTTTAGCCGCTTTTTTTATGTCTTTATTTTATTGAGAAGAAAACTTTTAGTCTGACTGTTTACTTAACTTTAGTTGCTACAAAAAAATAACAATCAGTCTTTTTTCTTCTTCTTTTTCTTATCTTTATTTTTTTTATCCTTTTTGGGGTTCAGGATTTCTTCTGCGTATTCTAATGTAGGAGTTTTTACTTTCACAGGTTTCATCTCAATTTTAAGATCAAAATATTCTTTAAGATCATTTTGAGAAACCAAATTCTCTTTAAATAAAAATTCTAAAATTTCTTTACCCGAATTGTTGAAAAAATTCTGCGTGAGGTCTCTCAGTATAAACTTTTTATATTCATCAAACGGAACAACAACGGTATATTTAAAAATCCGGCCTTCCTTCTGTGTAGATAAATAGCCTTTTTCAACCAGTATTTTCAAGTACGTGGAAACCGTATTCTGATGTGGTTTCGGCTCCTGATGTTTTTCCATAACATCTTTTAGATAAAAAGAATTTAAGTCCCAAAAGAGTTTCATTAAATTTTCTTCTGCCGATGTAAGATGATTTATTTTCATATTTGAATTTAAATTTAGTGGTAATTTTTAAATATAAGACAACTATTTAATGGTCGTTTCTACAGGAATTACTTCTGTAGGCAGATCATCTCGCTGATATTTATTATTGCAATAAAGATAGACAAAAGAAACTAAAATAGCGATTCCTGCTCCTGTAAGTACTTCTTTTACCGTGTGTCTTTTTAATATAACTCTAGTGACCCCAACCAGAACGGCAATTACCAGCCAGGCAAAGCCAATTTCTATATCGAATGCAAAAAATAAAGCTGCCACAAAAACATTAAATGCTGTATGCATCGAGCTTTTGATATATAAATTACTGATCTGTAATGCAAAAAGAAGCACTAAAATAAACAGCATTACGAAATCTATAAAACCATTTTTTATGTAGTTAAATGTTAAATAAGAAATAATGCACACTGCTATGAAAATATAAAGTGTCTTGCGCTGAACTCTGTTTGAAACATCCATATTGGTATAACGACCTGTTTTTACATTCCAAACGATCCAGATGATGACTGGGAGAATGGTAATAAGTAAAATTGGTAAAAAATGAGTGAAGGCCTCTTTGAAAGTATAATTCTGAATACTGAAATATATAAAATAAATAACCAGAGATACTAAAGGATTGAAAAAATCTGAAATTATTCTTGAAACAATTTGTAGTAAAGAGGTCTGCTTTTCTTGCATATTGAAGTTTGTGATGTAAATATAACATTATAACTAAAAAAACAATTGCTCTATATATAATAAAAACAAAGTTTTTTCATATTTTTGCTCAACTATTTCATAATAAATAAGCAAGAAGCTAGCACATGAAAGAATTTTCTAAAGAGGTATACCTGAAGTGGTATGAAGATATGACAATGTGGAGAAGGTTTGAAGACAAATGCCGTTCTCTTTATTTAAAACAAAAAATCAGAGGTTTTTTACATTTGTACAACGGTCAGGAGGCAATTCCGGCTGGTTTTACGCATGCAATGGATTTAACTAAAGACAGCATGATCACTGCTTACAGATGTCACATTCATCCAATGGCAATGGGGGTAGACCCGAAAAGAATCATGGCAGAACTTTGTGGTAAAGCCACAGGTACTTCCGGAGGTATGGGAGGGTCTATGCACATTTTTAGTAAAGAACACAGGTTCTACGGAGGCCACGGTATCGTAGGAGGTCAGATTCCTTTGGGAGCAGGTATTGCTTTTGCAGATAAATTTTTCGACAGAAAAGCAGTTAACATCTGTTTCTTTGGCGATGGTGCTGCTAGACAAGGATCTCTTCATGAAACATTCAATATGGCAATGAACTGGAAACTTCCGGTTGTTTTTGTTGTTGAAAACAATCAGTACGCGATGGGAACGTCTGTAAAAAGAACTGCAAACCATGAAGATATCTATAAATTAGGTCTTGGTTACGAAATGCCTTGTCTTGCTGTAGATGCGATGGATCCTGAGAAAGTTGCTGAAGCTGCTTACGAAGCTATTGAAAGAGCCAGAAGAGGAGACGGACCAACTTTTATCGAAGCAAGAACCTATCGTTTCAGAGGCCACTCTATGTCTGATGCTGAACCATACAGATCTAAGGATGAAGTTGCTATTGCGAAAAAAGATGATCCGATCGAATTGATTAAAGAGAGAATCTTGCAAAATAATTGGGCAACTGAAGAAGAACTAGAAGCTACAGACAACAAATCGAGAGATTTCGTAGAAGAGTGCATCGAGTTTATGGAAAATTCTCCTTACCCGACTGCAGAGAAAATCTATGAGTATGTTTACGCTCAGGAAAACTATCCGTTCTTAGATAAATTAGAAAATTAAAAATTAATAATTAATTTGATATTTGAATTTTGAGATGATCTAATCTCAAATCTCGAATCTTAAATCTCAAATCAATATAGATTATGGCAGAAGTTATTACAATGCCACGTCTTTCCGACACGATGACGGAAGGTAAAGTGGCAAAATGGCATAAAAAAGTAGGAGATAAAGTAAAAGAAGGAGATATTTTAGCTGAAATTGAAACAGATAAAGCTGTACAAGATTTCGAGTCTGAAATTGAAGGAACTCTTTTATTTGTTGGAGTTGAAGAAGGTTCTGCTGCTGCAGTAGATTCTGTTTTGGCAATTATCGGTAAAGAAGGTGAAGATATTTCGGCATTGAAAGGCGGAGATGCTTCAGCTAATGATAGCGGTTCTGAAGAAAAAAAATCTGAAGAAGAAACAAAAACTGAAAACGAGTCTACAAGTGTTGAGCAAACTTCATCTGAAGTTCCATCAGGAGTAGAAGTTATCACTATGCCGAGACTTTCTGATACAATGACAGAAGGTAAAGTAGCCAAATGGCACAAAAACGTTGGAGATACAGTAAAAGAAGGCGACTTGCTTGCTGAGATCGAAACAGATAAAGCAGTACAGGATTTTGAATCAGAATATAACGGAGTGCTTTTAAAGCAAGGTGTTGAAGAAGGAGGTGCCGCACCTGTAGATTCAGTTCTTGCAATGATAGGACCTGCAGGAACAGACGTCTCTGGTGTTGGTGCTCCGAAACAGGCATCTAAGTCAGAAGATAAACAAGCCGAACAAAAATCTGAAGCG
It contains:
- a CDS encoding RNA recognition motif domain-containing protein — encoded protein: MNIFVSNINYATKEYELHDLFAEFGDVSSAKIVTDRETGRSRGFGFVEMGDEEGAQAIEALNQKELNGKILNVSEAKPREEKPRRSFDNNRSGGGSYGNNRSGGNSGGGGYGGNNNRGGNGGGGSRW
- the pdhA gene encoding pyruvate dehydrogenase (acetyl-transferring) E1 component subunit alpha, with the translated sequence MKEFSKEVYLKWYEDMTMWRRFEDKCRSLYLKQKIRGFLHLYNGQEAIPAGFTHAMDLTKDSMITAYRCHIHPMAMGVDPKRIMAELCGKATGTSGGMGGSMHIFSKEHRFYGGHGIVGGQIPLGAGIAFADKFFDRKAVNICFFGDGAARQGSLHETFNMAMNWKLPVVFVVENNQYAMGTSVKRTANHEDIYKLGLGYEMPCLAVDAMDPEKVAEAAYEAIERARRGDGPTFIEARTYRFRGHSMSDAEPYRSKDEVAIAKKDDPIELIKERILQNNWATEEELEATDNKSRDFVEECIEFMENSPYPTAEKIYEYVYAQENYPFLDKLEN
- a CDS encoding acyl-CoA thioesterase — its product is MNYHTRKWVKPEDLNPNQSLFGGKLLQWIDEEAALYAVIQLENKKVVTKYISEINFVSSAKQGDIIEIGIEVSAFGSTSLTLKCAVRNKMTHQTIITVERIVMVNLDEDGNPAPHGKTKVEFVKDRLNNSL
- a CDS encoding helix-turn-helix domain-containing protein, with translation MKILIKNMVCERCISAVQNIFENVGVNIESINLGEVETATELLEQTLSEIEIMLEKIGFKIIKDPSQQLIESIKNLVILKIARLDTDENFLLSNFLSNALHKEYSTLSKVFSQNENITLEQYYILQRIEKVKELLFNNDFTLTEIAVHMGYKSVQHLSSQFKNSTGYTPTAFKKLKVLDRKSLDRL
- a CDS encoding DUF6157 family protein; translation: MKYHTTNYINTFIEVAEDCPVSTSEIPPEKKIKTLANLQYEKLIQNPYQYSSDDIVFESYVIKNEISESEKFSEREKFFSRGQPCLRSSPLAKRYGFGFHHNEQGKVALYPVESGEYQKLIQNDSIKKVKAMRSKRK
- a CDS encoding BlaI/MecI/CopY family transcriptional regulator translates to MKINHLTSAEENLMKLFWDLNSFYLKDVMEKHQEPKPHQNTVSTYLKILVEKGYLSTQKEGRIFKYTVVVPFDEYKKFILRDLTQNFFNNSGKEILEFLFKENLVSQNDLKEYFDLKIEMKPVKVKTPTLEYAEEILNPKKDKKNKDKKKKKKKD
- a CDS encoding phosphatase PAP2 family protein, producing MQEKQTSLLQIVSRIISDFFNPLVSLVIYFIYFSIQNYTFKEAFTHFLPILLITILPVIIWIVWNVKTGRYTNMDVSNRVQRKTLYIFIAVCIISYLTFNYIKNGFIDFVMLFILVLLFALQISNLYIKSSMHTAFNVFVAALFFAFDIEIGFAWLVIAVLVGVTRVILKRHTVKEVLTGAGIAILVSFVYLYCNNKYQRDDLPTEVIPVETTIK